Proteins from one Nyctibius grandis isolate bNycGra1 chromosome 2, bNycGra1.pri, whole genome shotgun sequence genomic window:
- the LOC137675162 gene encoding LOW QUALITY PROTEIN: suppressor of tumorigenicity 14 protein-like (The sequence of the model RefSeq protein was modified relative to this genomic sequence to represent the inferred CDS: substituted 1 base at 1 genomic stop codon), whose translation MTQASHSSRVSVYSIPAPYNSEQSAGQDSLRIPYCPSYREDLCQKHRFFKWMWLCFWRRWLLGVXSIVSLIVTVIVLVLHYSFSPAFSFIYIGGSVEIPNLTYTNDLNDPKSQKFLLQTEAIQNYVSSHISIATLGKYYLKSVVAAFSEGESGLRAYYWNIFWVPQDMVASLKQLTPAEQKEISSEQTAHTFSSSGEEDFDFVTMELFVCSGRYISWNGTLSSSCYSSYYPPNIDCSWIIRAPLPGYKLSLKILIIQIQEKSPGSSKCDKDWLKIEGVRYCKALSENNRNREYGYSVTISFHSDELVTHRGFYIEYKAFSHTDGCNPAQLNCGDGKCKHQYKTCKDDDSCEDSDENNCSYKSCSPYAYKCLNGKCLLKSNPECDGKRDCADGSDEMNCACGRHQLKKNRIVGGKDARPGKWPWQASLQMGARGLVCGASVISSRWLISAAHCFLDFDSVRYSIPSRWRAYMGSHVINEKSNRVAMRSIKRIIVHPQYDQSISDYDIALVEMETSVFFSELVQPICLPSTSRVFVYGTVCYVTGWGAIKENSHLAKTLQEAQVRIINQSVCNRLHDDLITSRTLCAGNLNGGIDACQGDSGGPLACTGKGNRWYLAGVVSWGEGCARCNRPGVYTKVTALYNWIRQKTN comes from the exons ATGACACAGGCTTCCCACTCCAGCCGGGTTTCTGTGTACAGCATACCAGCTCCATACAACTCGGAGCAGAGTGCAGGGCAG GACAGTCTGCGTATTCCCTACTGTCCATCCTACCGAGAAGACTTGTGTCAGAAGCACCGTTTCTTCAAATGGATGTGGTTGTGTTTCTGGAGAAGATGGCTTCTAGGAGTATGATCTATAGTTTCTTTAATAGTTACAGTAATTGTGCTAGTCCTGCACTATTCGTTCT CTCCAGctttctcctttatttataTTGGTGGAAGTGTAGAAATTCCTAATTTGACTTATACAAATGACCTCAATGATCCCAAGTCACAGAAATTCCTCCTGCAAACAGAAGCAATCCAAAATTATGTAAGTTCCCACATAAGTATagcaaca TTGGGAAAGTACTACTTGAAGTCTGTGGTGGCTGCTTTCAG tGAAGGAGAGTCTGGACTTCGAGCTTACTACTGGAATATATTCTGGGTACCACAAGATATGGTTGCTTCTCTTAAACAATTAACCCCAGcggaacaaaaagaaatcagtagTGAACAAACAGCTCACACATTCAGCTCCTCTGGGGAGGAAGATTTTGATTTCGTTACAATGGAGCTTTTTG TGTGTAGCGGTCGTTATATTTCCTGGAATGGGACACTGAGTTCCTCTTGTTACTCAAGTTACTACCCACCAAACATTGACTGCAGCTGGATCATCAGA GCACCATTGCCTGGCTACAAGCTCTCATTAAAAATCCTCATAATACAAATTCAAGAGAAGTCTCCAGGGTCCAGTAAATGTGATAAAGACTGGTTAAAAATTGAGGGGGTTAG ATACTGTAAAGctctttcagaaaacaacagaaacagagaaTATGGCTATTCTGTCACAATCAGCTTCCATTCTGATGAACTGGTCACCCACAGAGGGTTTTATATTGAATACAAAGCCTTTAGTCACACAGATG GTTGTAATCCAGCACAGTTGAACTGTGGTGATGGGAAGTGTAAGCATCAGTATAAGACTTGTAAAGATGATGACAGCTGTGAGGACAGTGATGAGAATAACTGCT CCTACAAAAGTTGCTCCCCTTATGCATACAAATGCCTCAATGGAAAATGCTTGCTGAAATCAAATCCTGAGTGCGATGGGAAAAGAGACTGTGCAGATGGATCTGATGAAATGAACTGTG CTTGTGGAAGACATCAgcttaagaaaaacagaattgttGGAGGTAAAGATGCAAGACCTGGAAAGTGGCCTTGGCAAGCAAGTTTACAGATGGGAGCCCGTGGCCTTGTATGTGGTGCATCTGTTATTTCCAGTAGGTGGCTCATATCTGCTGCCCATTGCTTCCTGGATTTTGATTCGGTGAG ATACTCCATTCCTTCGAGATGGAGAGCATATATGGGCTCACACGTTATCAATGAAAAGAGCAATCGTGTAGCTATGAGATCAATCAAAAGGATTATTGTCCACCCGCAGTATGACCAGTCTATCTCAGACTATGACATTGCCCTGGTGGAAATGGAGACATCTGTATTCTTCAGTGAGCTGGTACAGCCCATTTGTTTACCCAGCACCTCTAGAGTATTTGTTTATGGAACTGTCTGCTATGTGACTGGCTGGGGAgccataaaagaaaata GTCATCTTGCCAAAACACTGCAGGAAGCTCAAGTGAGAATAATTAACCAAAGTGTTTGCAACAGGCTGCATGATGATCTTATCACATCACGTACGCTGTGTGCTGGGAATCTTAATGGTGGCATTGATGCATGCCAG GGAGATTCTGGAGGTCCCTTGGCCTGCACAGGAAAGGGAAATAGATGGTACCTTGCTGGCGTTGTGAGCTGGGGTGAAGGATGTGCTCGGTGCAATCGTCCTGGTGTATACACTAAGGTGACTGCACTTTATAACTGGATTCGTCAGAAGACAAACTGA